The following proteins come from a genomic window of Lytechinus pictus isolate F3 Inbred unplaced genomic scaffold, Lp3.0 scaffold_28, whole genome shotgun sequence:
- the LOC135158065 gene encoding putative cyclin-dependent serine/threonine-protein kinase DDB_G0272797/DDB_G0274007 → MTVHVQLTNTEDFDDMEEQYQTTRQHQQQRQQQQQQHQTQQQHQTWQQQQQHQTQQQHQTQHQTQQQHQSLQTQQQQVQPLQEHHQQDRRQKPQHSNLRQVQKRKADYQWELLECEKEKLCVMRQRLEVEREKSSSIEANILQT, encoded by the exons ATGACCGTTCACGTACAG CTAACGAATACGGAAGACTTTGATGACATGGAAGAGCAATATCAGACAACACGGCAGCATCAACAGCAGCGgcagcaacaacagcaacaacaccAGACACAGCAACAACACCAGACATggcaacaacagcaacaacaccAGACACAGCAACAGCACCAGACACAGCACCAGACCCAACAACAACACCAGTCACTCCAGACCCAGCAACAGCAAGTGCAACCTTTGCAAGAACACCATCAACAAGATCGACGGCAAAAACCACAGCATTCTAACCTTCGACAAGTGCAAAAAAGGAAAGCAGATTATCAGTGGGAGTTGCTGGAGTGTGAAAAGGAAAAGCTATGTGTAATGAGGCAGAGACTAGAggttgagagagaaaaaagttcAAGTATTGAAGCAAATATTTTACAAACTTAG